A single window of Coffea eugenioides isolate CCC68of chromosome 7, Ceug_1.0, whole genome shotgun sequence DNA harbors:
- the LOC113777454 gene encoding hyphally regulated cell wall protein 3-like has translation MDSGNSGSLQSSSGDEEYDSRADSISAALMTSHHHNHPTPPPAAPPLNPTNTSSIFDSLSNYFDPISRPPQNPDSSLLNLEMSWSTALRSNPNLSDINPNMVSASSIQSLFGSNQQQQGSFAAATPSVSIPSSVQENTSATNTPRQQAAPEQNNLAQVARNPKKRSRASRRAPTTVLTTDTTNFRAMVQEFTGIPAPPFTSSSPFQRPRFDLYGTSPSSMRSNNLIDSSQLQPPYLRRPFPQKVQLPPPFLASSASSCSSLLNSSLVDHAAIASPNSTSTNNNNTSGLNISTSTNPTFQLPLQSANLFNLPTPILTSLLQSNHVKYQPSNCPVIGSKTAESLDEFGLGQGHVNTSSLSGLPGLISSDQTTSRNGNNPVNWGSSSAGVGSNDGGGDQGHQSRSGNGNFSLSRSVNGAGNGKLSYSGSSSGFHGEKGSSENVAVAVAPPPARGEGMMESWICSSD, from the coding sequence ATGGATTCTGGAAACAGTGGAAGTCTTCAGTCATCAAGTGGTGATGAAGAGTACGATTCACGCGCCGATTCCATCTCGGCAGCTCTCATGACTTCCCACCACCACAACCACCCTACTCCGCCACCAGCGGCACCACCACTGAACCCAACAAACACTTCCTCCATCTTTGACTCTCTGTCTAACTATTTCGACCCCATTTCACGGCCACCACAGAATCCTGACTCATCCCTCCTCAATCTGGAGATGTCCTGGTCTACAGCCCTAAGATCCAACCCAAATTTGTCTGATATCAATCCCAACATGGTTTCTGCATCTTCAATCCAATCCCTTTTTGGCTCAAACCAACAGCAACAAGGTTCTTTCGCCGCTGCTACCCCATCTGTGTCAATCCCTTCATCCGTGCAAGAGAATACCAGTGCTACAAATACACCTAGACAACAAGCAGCACCGGAGCAAAATAATCTAGCCCAAGTGGCACGTAATCCAAAGAAGCGATCAAGAGCATCGAGGCGGGCGCCAACAACTGTACTCACCACTGATACCACCAACTTCAGAGCCATGGTCCAAGAATTTACAGGCATCCCAGCTCCACCCTTTACATCTTCTTCACCGTTTCAAAGACCAAGATTTGATCTTTATGGTACCAGTCCTTCTAGCATGAGATCTAATAACCTTATAGACTCATCACAACTACAGCCACCTTATCTTCGTAGGCCTTTTCCTCAAAAAGTTCAACTGCCTCCACCTTTTCTGGCTTCATCGGCTTCATCATGTTCTTCTCTGTTGAATTCATCCTTAGTTGATCATGCTGCAATAGCTTCACCAAATAGTACTAGTACTAACAACAACAACACTTCTGGATTAAACATTAGTACTTCCACTAATCCTACTTTCCAACTCCCTCTCCAAAGTGCAAATCTTTTCAACTTGCCAACCCCAATTCTCACTTCACTTCTTCAATCTAACCATGTCAAGTATCAGCCTTCCAATTGCCCCGTTATCGGATCAAAAACAGCCGAAAGTTTAGATGAATTTGGCTTAGGCCAGGGTCATGTCAACACAAGTTCTTTAAGTGGGCTTCCGGGGCTCATTTCTTCCGATCAAACGACGTCGAGAAATGGTAACAATCCGGTTAACTGGGGAAGTTCGAGTGCTGGGGTCGGTTCGAACGATGGAGGAGGTGATCAAGGTCATCAGAGCAGGTCTGGAAATGGAAACTTTAGTTTGTCAAGAAGTGTTAACGGTGCTGGAAATGGGAAGCTGAGTTACTCCGGTTCTTCCTCCGGTTTTCACGGGGAGAAGGGGTCGTCGGAAAATGTAGCTGTGGCGGTTGCACCACCACCAGCAAGAGGGGAAGGTATGATGGAATCTTGGATATGTTCTTCAGACTAG
- the LOC113777429 gene encoding uncharacterized protein LOC113777429: protein MTMGLFKRVKGIKSETFTLILVNLAGIMERADESLLPGVYNEVGAALHTDPTGLGSLTLFRSIVQSACYPLATYLAVRHNRTHVIALGAFLWAAATFLVGCSSTFVQLAVSRGLNGIGLAIVLPAIQSLVADSTDETNRGTAFGWLQLTGNFGSIIGGLLSVLMASTSFMGIPGWRIAFYLVGLLSIVVGILVGLFAKDPHYFDCNGNAKEQAPHKPFRSEIKDLIKEAKAVISIPSFQILIAQGVSGSFPWSSLSFAPMWLELIGFSHKTTAFLWTLFSVAGSLGALFGGKMGDVLAQRLPNTGRIMLSQISAGSGIPLAAILLLALPDDPSSALSHGLVLFIMGLMMSWNAPATNNPIFAEIVPERARTSIYALDRSFESILASFAPPIVGILAQHVYGYKPFPKGSTNSEEIETDRENAAALAKALYTAIGIPMAICSSIYSFLYCTYPRDRDRARMQALIEAEMQQIDTDTHPQEEEYSQPFVLQSDELQAKKSSVIDIDHESYEGLEFDENDEKRLLSHQAFSNKSKS from the exons ATGACGATGGGGTTGTTCAAAAGAGTAAAAGGCATAAAATCAGAAACATTCACACTTATTCTAGTGAATCTTGCAGGAATAATGGAAAGAGCTGATGAATCTTTACTCCCAGGAGTATATAACGAAGTTGGGGCTGCTTTGCATACTGACCCAACTGGACTGGGATCATTAACGCTCTTTAGATCCATTGTTCAGTCTGCTTGCTACCCGCTTGCCACCTACTTGGCCGTCCGCCATAACCGAACCCACGTCATTGCTCTCGGGGCTTTTCTCTGGGCTGCCGCCACTTTTCTAGTTGGCTGCTCTTCCACATTTGTTCAG CTTGCAGTTTCAAGAGGTCTGAATGGCATAGGACTTGCCATAGTTTTACCTGCTATTCAGTCCCTTGTTGCTGACTCAACTGATGAAACCAACCGCGGTACAGCTTTTGGCTGGTTACAACTGACTGGAAACTTTGGCTCCATCATTGGTGGACTTCTATCAGTGCTGATGGCCTCTACATCATTCATGGGAATCCCTGGCTGGAGAATAGCTTTTTATCTAGTTGGATTGCTGAGTATTGTAGTTGGTATTTTAGTTGGCCTCTTTGCCAAAGATCCCCACTATTTTGACTGCAATGGGAATGCAAAAGAACAAGCCCCTCATAAACCCTTTCGCTCTGAGATTAAGGACCTCATTAAAGAAGCAAAAGCTGTCATAAGTATACCATCCTTCCAAATATTGATCGCTCAGGGCGTCTCTGGTTCATTTCCTTGGTCGAGTCTTTCATTTGCCCCAATGTGGTTAGAGCTTATTGGCTTTTCCCACAAGACAACAGCATTCCTTTGGACACTGTTCTCTGTGGCTGGATCATTGGGGGCATTATTTGGTGGAAAGATGGGGGATGTACTCGCCCAACGGTTACCCAATACTGGGAGAATTATGCTTTCACAAATAAGTGCTGGTTCAGGTATTCCTTTAGCAGCAATTTTGCTTCTGGCATTGCCAGATGATCCTTCTTCAGCACTATCACACGGCCTCGTTTTGTTCATCATGGGATTAATGATGAGTTGGAATGCTCCAGCAACAAACAA TCCTATATTTGCTGAGATAGTCCCTGAGAGAGCTCGAACTAGCATCTATGCATTAGATCGATCATTTGAGTCCATTCTAGCATCATTTGCTCCTCCTATTGTTGGGATTTTGGCTCAGCATGTTTATGGTTACAAGCCATTTCCAAAGGGATCAACAAATTCCGAAGAAATTGAAACGGATAGAGAGAATGCTGCAGCACTTGCGAAGGCCCTTTACACAGCGATAGGGATTCCAATGGCAATCTGTAGTTCTATCTATTCCTTTCTCTATTGTACATATCCAAGAGACAGGGACAGAGCAAGAATGCAAGCACTGATTGAAGCAGAGATGCAACAGATAGATACAGATACACACCCTCAGGAAGAAGAATACAGTCAACCTTTTGTTTTGCAGTCTGATGAACTCCAGGCAAAGAAAAGCAGTGTAATTGACATAGATCATGAATCCTATGAAGGCCTCGAGTTTGATGAGAATGATGAGAAGAGGCTTCTTTCACATCAGGCTTTCTCTAATAAGAGCAAATCATAG